The region AACTGTTGCGCTTCTTTTTGAAACCAAACAGGTCTTTGCGCAGGGATTTCAAAAGTGTACTGATATCCTGGTAGTTTTCTGGATTAGTGTGGCTGTACTCCTTCCAGCGGTCACCGGCGACAACCAGGACAGTCGAGAACATCGCGCTCAGAAAGAAAGCCGTCAGGACGATCATTACCCCGCGCGGCCTGACATCCTCATCCGGCATTTTGGCCCAGTCCAGAACAGAGATCGTGGGAGTGTCCTTGGCTTCCATGATTTTGGCCTGTTCGTATTGAGTAACCAGGACCTCATGGAGCGACTCCTCGCGCTTCAAGTCACGCATCAATTGTAAGAAGCGAATGGACAGCTCGGGAAGCTCATTAAACGGGATCGCCAGAAAAGCTGTCGATGAATCCTCGGGTCCGGACACGCCCTCCTGGATCTGCATCAGCCTGCGCTTAATTTCTTCGACTTTATAACGCAGTTTTATCACATCCGGGTGATCAGCTGAATGAGTGTGCTCCATCACTTTCAAGTTGATCTGCTCCAGTGTCAACTGGCTGTACAAATCAGCGGCGGCCTGGATAGAGGCGGCGGTTTGATTGTCGATCGAGATCGCTTTATGCTCGCGCTGAAATTCCTGTAATGCGACTTCCGCCTGCCCCAATTCGCGTTCATTTTTCTGTAGTTCCTCTTTAATGAAGCGCTTTAACTCACGGGCTTTCTGGGTTTTGTGAAGGCGATTGATATTGTCGAGGGCAAGTGCGATTGTATTGGTAATATCAGCAACTAAATCCTGATGTTTAGATTCGTAGCTGATTTCTATAATTCCGTCGGCGCGAACATGGACATTGATATTATCCAGAAAGTGTTTAACCGCATCATCGCGATCATCAGCGTCAAAGACCTCCACCAGTTTGAGCGAATCGACAACATATTCCGCTACAGTCCTGCTTTCGGCAATGGAAGCCAGCAAGTCAGATTGAGAAGCCATCACCGGCAATGCGAACCCGCCCCCGGATAACATGGCGCTCTTCAGCCCCATCGACATTGCCAGTTCGCTGAAATTGTCGGACTTCTCCGGTGGCAATAGAACCACCGTGGCACGATACCAGTGAGGTAAAACCAATACCAGCACGACAGCCAGCACCGAGACAACAAAGGTATTGATGATTATCCGCCTGCGATGGATAATCACCGAACGCATGATGCTTACAAACAGGTTTTTATTTTTTTCCATGGTCTAATCAATAATCCTGTCGACTACGTAATAGACTGTGGCGAGATTGGCCAGAAACAGCCCCACATCTTTTGTGACCTCCCACCAGTCTGTAGGACGATCCCTCGGCACAAGTATTTCATCACCGACTTCGATTTGGTTTTTTGAGGACGGTTTCAGGATCGAACCGGAACCGCTTTTGATAATCCTGACACCGCCTTTATCAGCGCCGGTACTGAAGCCCCCCGCTTTTTCTATGTAGTAGTCGATATCGGCTGATTCACGATATGATATCAAACCGGGTTTGACAACCCGTCCAAGTATTCTGACTGTATTTGAATATTTCGGAATAACTACCCTGTCACCATCCCGCAGGACAACATCCTGAGTCATTATATTGTCAATAAACAATGCCTTGAAATCGACTGACACTCTTCCCTGCTTGGGATCGCTCTTCTGGATCAGGTACTCGCGTTCAAAATCTGAAATCTGTTCTTCCGATGACAGCTTGATTCTGCGATCGAGCTCGGTATCCTCGATAGCGGAATAACCTGCCCTGAACATCTCCGCCTCATCCAGGGAAGCCTGCGGGGTAAAACCGCCAGCCATAGCGATCACCTCGGTCAAGGTAGTGGTGTCTTCTTTAATCGCGTAAACACCCGGATACCTGACTTCGCCATCGAGAATGACCTGCGCCTTGGCATGGAAATTTGGATAGGACCTGATAAACAACCTGTCATCTACATTCAATTCCAGATTGCGGGGTGAGTCCGGATCTAAAAGGACACCCTCGAGATCGATCGCCATCCTGATCGTCGAATCGGTAAGCGGATCGATCCTGACGAGAACCGCCGACGATGGGTCGGCATCGACAGTCAATCCACCTCCCAGAAGAATCAATTCGCGCAGACGGTCGCCCTCGGCATATTCATATTCGCCCGGAAACTTAACTGCTCCGTAGATCTCCACCAGCCCGATATCCCTGTATTTTGGTGGCACTACAATTTTGTCACCCTCAATCAAGTATGGATTGCTGTTGGCTTGACCGCTACGGGCATACAAAAGGACATCAACGTTGATCAGTGAATCACCCCGGAACAGCCGGATATTGCGTTCGGAAGCACGGTTTTCAAGGCCTCCCGCAAGCTTGAGAGCTTCAGTCACACGATCCATCGAAGAAACTGTGAAGATACCGGGATAATTCACCTCGCCATCGACTGAAATCTTGAGCTTACGCAGTTTTGAAAGCGTGATCGAAATTTCCACGTTGCGATACCGTTTCTTGAGCGCCGCGCGGATTTTATCCTTGGCTTCGGAAAGGCTGATCTGCCCCAGGTCGACTTCCCCGAACTCTGAAATCAGGACAGATCCTTCGGGAGTAATCAAAATCTGCTCTTCACGGGAAAACGCGCCATGGAAAAACACGGTAAGCTGATCACCCGGACCAACTATGTATTCGTCTGGATCGACAATTTGATCCTGGGCGGTAAGATCGCGTTCAGAGGCAAATTGTTTAGCACGATCGATCGCTTCCTGCTTGCGTTTTTCTAAGATTTCGCTCTCTGATGGTACGATTTTGACAGGCATCTGGGCAACTGCCAGTGTGGCCCAGCAGATCACGATCAGAAGTGCGATGAAAGCCAGGTTTTTTTTCATAAATCCCACTATTTCAAGACCTTAATCGGAGCATGATAAATCTGTCCAATGGATTTGTCAAGCCAATTAATAGACCTCGTGTAACAGGTCTATACCTAATTATAGTGCATAATCAGCGCCTGGTTTCGAGAAAGTGAGATTGAATATCCATTATATCAACATTCGTTTATCGCGACCATCAAGATGCGATGAGATCTGTGTCTACCGCATCAGGATTTATTTCTGCATCTCGCTGATCTTATTCTTGAACTCATCCAGGAGACTGCGGGCACGATTTTTATCGCGGGCTTCGGCATGGATATGAAACAGATCTTTTTCACGATCCGGTGCCACCAGGACCCAGCTCCCGTTGCGCAAGATCCGGACACCATCGACCAGTTGCCGGTCCTCGTCGACAGTCTGTTCGATCAGGTTACGCATGACCTGACCTTTTTTGCGCCAGTGACAGGGTACATCCTCGGAAAGCATAATCAAGTCTTTGAATTTCTTTCGTAACTCGGCTGGTCTGTGACCGGAACGAGCAATCAGTTCCAGAAATTTTACAGCCGCGAACATGGCGTCAGCACCGAGCTGAAAACCGGGGAAGATAAATCCGCCACGTGTACCACCCACAAAATCGACATTGATACGAGACTTGGCATCCATCATGGCATGATGATCGTTGCGCACGCGCACGACCTCGACCCCGTATTGCGAGGCGATTTCCTCGACCGCCATAGAAGCCACCATCGGGACAGCAATCTTATGGGCCTGGTTAGTGGCCAGAAACATATCGGTCATCATCAGAAGCATTAGCTGGTCGGAAACCTCTTCGCCCTCGCGGTCGATTACGCGCACTTTCTCGGCATTGTTGTCGAGCATGATTCCGATATTGGCATTCAGCGACTTGACAATTACCGACAATGTGTTCAGTGACATCTGTTTTTCTTCTTTACTCATCGTGGCCCGGCTCGGATCGATATAGGCATTCAGAGAGATCACCTCACAACCGAGCTCACCAAACAAGGCCGGGAAGATATCCACCGCTCCGCCGTTGGAATAATCTATTACGACTTTGAAATTATGCTTGCGGATGGTATCGACATCCAGGGCCTTGATAAAATTTTCACGGTATGCTTCGAGAACCCGCACCGGAAACTCGATTCGTCCGACCTCGTCGATATCGGCCCGCCGGAAATCTTCCCGTAAAAATAATCGTTCCAGCGATTTGGTTTTGGAAGTCGGCAGATCCAGCCCGTCGTCGCCGAAGAAAATCATATCCTGCATCTTGGCTTTATAGGGTGTCTGACGGAAATGTGTTCCACCCGAATGGCGTCCGGTGGAAAGCTCAAAACGCACCACCGGGATCGGCAGAGTCTGAAGATCTTTGACATTGACCCCGGCCGAAATCAAGCCGGCACCGAATGCGCGCTGAAGCATACGAGAAGAATGCGAGACATCCCTCGACAATATAACCGAAGATCCGGGCCCAAGCATAGCGCCGTAGGCGGCCCCCAGCTTGGCGGCAAATTCAGGAGTCAACTCGAGGTTGCCCAAACCGGTCACCTTGGCATCGGTGAACAGTTCGCGGTTCCATTTTTCTCCCCAGACAAGACTGGTCGAAACCACGGCTCCGTTTTCAATCTCCTTTTTGGGCCAGACCTTGACATTGGGCCTGATATCGACCTCATCTCCGATCTGCACGGATTCGGAAATGATCGCGTTTTCGTCAATATGAACCTTCGCTCCCAGCCGGCAGTCGTTGAGGATAAGCGCCTGGTTGATTTCAGCCTGCTCGCTGACCACGGTGTCGTGCCAGATCACGGAATTAGAGATCTTTGACTTGGCACCGATAATGCAGTTGTCTCCAATTACAGTATTGGAAATCTCGGCATCCGGTTCGATGGTAACATTGTCGCCCAGCGCCACCACATTTTCATATTTCACGGAATCATCGACCTGGATGTTTTTGCCGATCCAGAGTATCGATTTCTCATGTTTTAAGATATTGTATCCGACATCGATCGAAACTTCGCCCTTGAGAATATCCTGGTGAGCGCTGACATATTCGGAGATATTACCAACATCGCGCCAGTAGCCATGGATATTGCACCCGTAAAGTTTTTGCTTTTCGCTGAGCATCTT is a window of Candidatus Zixiibacteriota bacterium DNA encoding:
- a CDS encoding NTP transferase domain-containing protein, with product MKAIIMAGGFGTRLRPLTLGVPKPMVPMCNKPMMEHVVNLLKKHGFDHILSLLYFQPEAITDYFGDGKDFGVKMEYKLAEDDFGTAGSVRNAYEDFFEGERILIISGDVLTDFDLSSVIEFHEKRQADASMVLTQMENPLSYGVVITDNDDKIVRFLEKPTWGEVFSDKINTGIYVLEPGVTEQIPNKTFYDFSGDLFPKMLSEKQKLYGCNIHGYWRDVGNISEYVSAHQDILKGEVSIDVGYNILKHEKSILWIGKNIQVDDSVKYENVVALGDNVTIEPDAEISNTVIGDNCIIGAKSKISNSVIWHDTVVSEQAEINQALILNDCRLGAKVHIDENAIISESVQIGDEVDIRPNVKVWPKKEIENGAVVSTSLVWGEKWNRELFTDAKVTGLGNLELTPEFAAKLGAAYGAMLGPGSSVILSRDVSHSSRMLQRAFGAGLISAGVNVKDLQTLPIPVVRFELSTGRHSGGTHFRQTPYKAKMQDMIFFGDDGLDLPTSKTKSLERLFLREDFRRADIDEVGRIEFPVRVLEAYRENFIKALDVDTIRKHNFKVVIDYSNGGAVDIFPALFGELGCEVISLNAYIDPSRATMSKEEKQMSLNTLSVIVKSLNANIGIMLDNNAEKVRVIDREGEEVSDQLMLLMMTDMFLATNQAHKIAVPMVASMAVEEIASQYGVEVVRVRNDHHAMMDAKSRINVDFVGGTRGGFIFPGFQLGADAMFAAVKFLELIARSGHRPAELRKKFKDLIMLSEDVPCHWRKKGQVMRNLIEQTVDEDRQLVDGVRILRNGSWVLVAPDREKDLFHIHAEARDKNRARSLLDEFKNKISEMQK